The nucleotide window gcgcgtttgccccccccctccccccccggcTCCTCCACCGCCTCTCCGggccgccgccccgctccgctccgccgcaTTCCGCGGACCCGGCCGCCGCATCTCCGCCGGCACCGCCGGCCGCATCCCGCACCCCCCGGCAGACCCCGCACCCCCGGGCCCCatcccgcagcccctcggccGCATCCCGCACCCCGACTCCGTGCGGCCCCGCCTCAAGGGAGGGGGCCCGGGCGCCCCCCGGAGCGGGTACCGGCCCCGGTGCCGCCGCGGATCCTTAccgaggggctggggctggggccggggctgcggctcCCGCCCGGCGCAGCTCCGCTCCATGGCGCGGCAGGCGCAGGGGCTggcccagccccgctccccccggcccGCGGGGGAGGACGCTCAGcgctccccgccccggccccgcggctccGGCCGGGGGGAGCGGCCGGGGGATGCTCCGCCTCGCCCCGGCTCCAGAcgcggccccgcagccccgacCCGGCGCCGCTCCTCCCGCAGCCGCGGCTGGGACCCCGCGTCCGTCACCCGCTGCCTGCCCCCGCAGTGCTCAGCATCCCCCAGCTTTGCTCGGCCGCTCGCCcgcctccagcccctgctctcccAGATTTTGGGGCTCGCACACACATTTTACGATGCTCCAGTCACCCGCGAAGCGCTGGCTCCGCAGCAAAAACGCCCCGCCCCGAGCAGCACCTCGATGCACAGCCAGCGCCACCCGGACGAGCTGCCCCAGCCTCAGGCACCCCAAAAAGACACCGGTTTCCCATTTCCGAGCCCCACCTCAGCTGTTCGAGAGGCCTTGGAGCTGCTTCTCCCCCACTCCCCGTCACACGTGAGCCTTAGTCACCGCCAGCAGCCGCCCCCGCTCGCGGGGCTCCCCCACCGCATCCCACCCTGCCCCGGTAACCGGCAGACAGCAGAGGCCTCTCCCTCTCCccgggcaggagcagctgccccGGCTCGGCCCGGCTCAGGGCTGAAAACCCTCTCGGCCCTGCAAGGACGGGAGTGTAGCGGCACGGCCAGGGTAGGGGACTAGTGGGCAGGACCAGCAGTGGGAGGAACACGGCTCCAGGCTCTTCAGGGGCACCAGGAGCCAGGGACACGTCCTTGTCCACCACGGGGCCAGACTGCTCCAGGCATCCCGCAGAGTGCCCGGCTCTGGGTGTGTATATGAGCAAAGTTAGTTTTCTGCGGGCAGCACCCATCACAGATGCCTGTTTTGGGGATGATGTCACCACAGGCCAGAAGATCCCCTGGCACTCATTCTCCCTCACCTACCAGGCAAACAGGTTTACCGAAATCCCAGCCCTTTCCTTTGGAAGTGCATTCCCCTGACTCAAGGATGGGGAGTTCCTCAGTGGATGGGGTGGCCCCActctgtgatgctgcagggGTAGCCCTACACCCAAATCACCCTAAAATCATTACCCTCCTACAGCCTCCAGGCCGGCACCCTCTCACCTGGCTCAGACAGAGCAGAGGCTTCCCAAAACTCCCAGAGCCTCACCTGCCAGCTGACTTCCCACCAGGGAATGCTGCATGGCCAAGcctcagctctgggagctgggtACCCCAGGAGGATGGCAGGGAGTGCAAAGTCCCAGTGAGCTCACAAAGCTGGGATAtgccctgggacagggaaggggaacagcCCCACTCACACTGTTGCATGGCTGAGCCTCCAAGGGGCTCCGGTGGCCCTACCACCCCATATTTCCATGGCACACAAGGGATCCGGCAGAGCAGGACTGGAGCCACTCCATGACATGCTCCAAGGGTGTCTGTGGGTGGCTTCCAAAGCCTCTTTGCCTGTGGGTCCCACAGCATCACCCAGAGCAGATGAGCATCTCAGGGCTCTGGGACAGCCTGGCACTGGGTCCAGCCATGTCCATGGTCCTTCTCCCCACTGTGGGGTCAGTCTGGAGCAGGGGGCATGGTGAGGAAGGGGCAACCATGGGTGTACAGGGCCTGTGGCTGTGCTCCAATAGTGCAACATGAGAGGGCTTGTGAGCACCACACCAGCTCAAGTCGATGGGCTTATACAAGCAGGGATTGATCAAttgctctgctgcaggcagagccctgctgtgTTGGGGTTCCTGGGTCCAGCCCCCCCATTCCCGTGGTGCTGGGAACAGCTGCCCTCCCTGAGCTGATGGAAAATCCGATGAGCTCATGATGAGCACGGCACCCAGCCCTAGCTGCTGCATGCCCCAGCACTCCCTGTgctcctcagccctgcagcGTGGGATTCCTCAggccagcctgggcagggggctgcacCCCGAGGCCCAACACCTGGCCCTGACACTGATTGTAGGGACCCGAAGGGATCAGCACCTCAAAGTCAAAGGACAACTacagccacagctcagccctgccagcatGAGCTGACGCTGTGGGACTCTGGGAGCAAACAGGGATAAGGAGGGCAAACAAACCCTGCCTGCACCTCTGAGCAAAGTTCCATGTGGgacaccccatcccacccatttccacctgctccccatccctctgctcccacctctcCTCAGCCCCAGGACTTTGCACtggccccaggctgctcccaccctgctgctctgtgacaTGGTGCCCACAAGGGCTGATCTGAATCCTGGTCCCCAAAACACTCCAGCTGATTCCCACTAGCCATGGGGCAGTGACCCAACAGGATCCTGGGGACGAGTGTCAGTGCCTGTGTCCTGTCCTGGGGCAGATGGATGCAATAGAAACCCATCACCAGCAGCATTTCAGGGCTACAACCAGACCCCCAGCATTTTGCCATGGGGCTACGCCACTGTCCATGGCAAATCCCGGCTGctgcaggacaatcccctctgGGTATCAGTGACAAATGGGCCAGCAATGGGCTGAGCCACAGCAGgctgtgccctgccctgccacagctCGTGCCTGCTCTGTAATTATCCCAAGCCGCATCTGTAATTAGTGTCCTGATGTCATGGGGTCAggcctgggcagccccaggcgCTCCCTGCCACCCCCACCTTGGCCTCCGGCCTCGGGGCTGGAGGAGATCACAGTCTTCCAACACCATCCGGAGGAGTTCCTGCCTGGCTCCGGCTCCCCGCCAGCATTGCTGCCAGAATCACATCCCAGCGCTGTTCCACAGCCCCCGAGCTGCTGCAGGGTTGGACCTGTCCCTCAGACCAGCGCAGGGCTTGGTCGCTCCAACAGCTGCATCTCTGcccccttccctgcagcatcctgcCCGTTCCCTGGATGCTGCCTGGGAAGTAGATCCTACCTCGGAAGAACGGTCAGGCCCTGCCCTCCCGAgcctcccagggctgccagTCACCCGCAGCCCAGGGAATGCGCTGGAGCAGCCCGGCAGCTATAAATAGAGCGGGAGGCGCAGGCACGTGTGGCCGCAGCACACGCGGGTCCGggcggccgctgccccgtgGCCGGTGTGGGGCACGGACAGGgtgtggggctgcagcagcacctcggGGTGCGACAGCGACGGGAGAAGGGTGAAAGCACTGGGTAGGGCAAGAGCAGTGCGGTCCTGCTCCGGGGAGATCCCAGAGCCGTGCCGGGAGGATGGAGGGGAGGCACCACACAGCTGCCACGGAGCACCAGCACTTTATTGCAGGGCAGAGAACCACCACGCTGCCCGCGGCACACAGGGTACCTCGCGTCCCTTCTCTCTGCCAGCACCCCGTGGCCACCGGCCGCCGCTAACACCCACGgaggggccgggccgtgccggtgACACTGAACCGCGCGCTCAGCACCTCCGAGGGCGCCCGCGTCTTCTGGCCCGGCTGCTGCCCACCAGCAAAGAGGGTGAAGGTGCCGGGCTCCAGGCACCAGTCCTGCGCCCAGATCGCGCGCTGCTCGGCCAGCACCTGGAAGGACAGCTTGGTCTCCCGGCCGGCCAGCACGGCCACACGGCGGAAAGCCACCAGCTGCCAGCGGGGCACCGGCATAGATGACTGCTCCCAGCGCAGGTACAGCTGCACCACCTGCACAGAGGGATGGCAGTCAGCACAATGGGACCTCACAGCAGCCCCCTTGCAGGGAGAAGCTTGGGCACGTCTGTACCCCGCACAGCCGgctcagtgcagagcagctgtgcccacCTCCTCGCTGTCCCGCAGCCCCGTGTTCACCAGCACCACAGACACAGAGAGGTTGGCACAGACGGGCAGCACTGGGGGGCTCAGCACCAGGTCCCGATAGCGGAAGGTGGTGTAGGACAGCCCATACCCAAAAGGGTAGAGCGGAGCCTCCTGCCCATAGTACCGGTATGTCCGTCCCTCCATGGTGTAGTTCTCCATTGGCGGCACCTGTGGGACAAGGGGCCAGTGgaacagggcagggctgggcaggcacaAGCAAGCACCAGCCCTGcatcccacagctgctccagccaccGAGGCAGGGAAAGGCTATGAgtgccaccagcagccctgccctTACCTGGTGCATGCCTGCAGGCCAAGTGGCCGGCAGCCGGCCAGCCGGGCTGGCCCCTGCCTCGCCCAGCAGGACCCTGGCTATGGCCAAGCCAGTGGCCTGGGCAGGGAAGAAGCAGGCCAGGATGGCTCCCACGCTGTCATGTGCCTGTGCCCAGCTCACATCCAGGGGCCCCGCATtgaacagcagcagaatgaTGGGGCGCCCAGCGGCTGCAGGGAGGTGGCCGTCACCGAGAGCCCTGtactggcactgctgggatggCCCTGGGGTGTCCCACGGATGGGAAACACCTGGGCAGGTTGAGGTCCCACAGAGGCCCTACCCGCCTGAACAGCATCCTGCAGTAGCTCCAGCTGGTGCCCCGGCAGAGACAGGTCACTCCGGTCTTTTGCCTCTGTCTCCACATCTACCCCTAGGTGGGGACAGCCAAGGACAGCCTCTTACACCCCTCTGGGCagacagggcagaggggcacTGACCGCCTCAGAGGGGCTCATGGGCACCCCCCCTCTCCCAGAGCActcccctgcccctggcagtgcccacccAGTGCCCTCCCGCTCCCACCTACCTGTCCCCAGGCAGATCAGCACCACGTCAGCCGCCCCCACCACCCTCACCAGCTCTGCCCGTGAGTACTGCTGGCACCGTGGCTCGCTGCAGCCCGCCGTGAAGCTGACATTGGCCCCCAGCATCTCCAGCCCCCTCCTGCaccagggaagagcagaggacacaggggcagctgtgccccagggTAGGGGCACAATGGGGACACGCCCCTTGCCCTGGCCACCAGCCAAGGGccaagcagctccagcagcagccctggacaGTGCCCAGAAGAGAGGGACAGTGAGCAGGAGAGGGGGACATGAGGTGGCACCACGCTATCTCACCGGGGAGTGTAGATGTACTGAGGCTCTGGCACTGGTGCATAGTCCCCAAACAGTACCCGGGGATTGTCAGCAAAGGGACCCACAAcctgcagagggcagaggggTGAGGGtgggcaccagcagccctgtgACACCTGTGTGCCACGGGTGTGGAGCCAGCACgtccccctgcccacccccttGCAGGGGCTCACCGCAAGGCGCTGGCCAGACAGGTCCTGGGCCCGCAGGGGCAGCGTTCCCCGCACATTCTTCAGCAGCACAAAGCTCTTGACAGCAGCTTCCAGCGAGAGGTTGCGGTGCTCAGGGCTCTGCACCACACTCAGGTCCAGGGAGCTGTAGGGGTTCATGGCTGGGGGGTCAAACTCGCCCAGCCGCATCCGTGTGTAGAAGAGGGGCCGGACCCGGTCACGCAGCATCTGTGGGGACCCCAACCCAATGCCCCAGTTGTGCTCGGTAGGAACAGCCCAGGCTGTCTGCCCACGCCCCTGGTCCCACTCCCCTCACTCACCTGGAGTGTGATGTTGCCCATGGCCAGAGCCTGAGGGATGCGCATGAAGACGTTGTTCCTCATGCCATAGGAGAGCTCCAGGTTGCAGCCAGCATTCACTGAGGCTGCCGtgccagggagaagagagaacTCCCATCACGGCTGCACAATGCCTGGGGACTGACCC belongs to Corvus hawaiiensis isolate bCorHaw1 chromosome 23, bCorHaw1.pri.cur, whole genome shotgun sequence and includes:
- the LOC125337520 gene encoding probable beta-D-xylosidase 2 isoform X2; translated protein: MPCGSRGPSRAVRRGARPGAALGLRVLVLSAALGAGAVRAQPPPFPFWDPSLPWHRRLDDLLGRLSPAELVLQVARGGAMGNGPAPPIPRLGISPYNWNTECLRGDAEAPGWATAFPQALGLAAAFSPELIYRVANATATEETYGEDPFLSGELARSFVQGLQGQHPRYVKASAGCKHFSVHGGPENIPVSRLSFDAKVLERDWRMTFLPQFQACVRAGSYSFMCSYNRINGVPACANKKLLTDILRGEWGFDGYVVSDEGAVELIMLGHHYTRTFLETAVASVNAGCNLELSYGMRNNVFMRIPQALAMGNITLQMLRDRVRPLFYTRMRLGEFDPPAMNPYSSLDLSVVQSPEHRNLSLEAAVKSFVLLKNVRGTLPLRAQDLSGQRLAVVGPFADNPRVLFGDYAPVPEPQYIYTPRRGLEMLGANVSFTAGCSEPRCQQYSRAELVRVVGAADVVLICLGTGVDVETEAKDRSDLSLPGHQLELLQDAVQAAAGRPIILLLFNAGPLDVSWAQAHDSVGAILACFFPAQATGLAIARVLLGEAGASPAGRLPATWPAGMHQVPPMENYTMEGRTYRYYGQEAPLYPFGYGLSYTTFRYRDLVLSPPVLPVCANLSVSVVLVNTGLRDSEEVVQLYLRWEQSSMPVPRWQLVAFRRVAVLAGRETKLSFQVLAEQRAIWAQDWCLEPGTFTLFAGGQQPGQKTRAPSEVLSARFSVTGTARPLRGC
- the LOC125337520 gene encoding probable beta-D-xylosidase 2 isoform X1, which codes for MPCGSRGPSRAVRRGARPGAALGLRVLVLSAALGAGAVRAQPPPFPFWDPSLPWHRRLDDLLGRLSPAELVLQVARGGAMGNGPAPPIPRLGISPYNWNTECLRGDAEAPGWATAFPQALGLAAAFSPELIYRVANATATEVRAKHNSFAAAGRYSDHTGLSCFSPVLNIMRHPLWGRNQETYGEDPFLSGELARSFVQGLQGQHPRYVKASAGCKHFSVHGGPENIPVSRLSFDAKVLERDWRMTFLPQFQACVRAGSYSFMCSYNRINGVPACANKKLLTDILRGEWGFDGYVVSDEGAVELIMLGHHYTRTFLETAVASVNAGCNLELSYGMRNNVFMRIPQALAMGNITLQMLRDRVRPLFYTRMRLGEFDPPAMNPYSSLDLSVVQSPEHRNLSLEAAVKSFVLLKNVRGTLPLRAQDLSGQRLAVVGPFADNPRVLFGDYAPVPEPQYIYTPRRGLEMLGANVSFTAGCSEPRCQQYSRAELVRVVGAADVVLICLGTGVDVETEAKDRSDLSLPGHQLELLQDAVQAAAGRPIILLLFNAGPLDVSWAQAHDSVGAILACFFPAQATGLAIARVLLGEAGASPAGRLPATWPAGMHQVPPMENYTMEGRTYRYYGQEAPLYPFGYGLSYTTFRYRDLVLSPPVLPVCANLSVSVVLVNTGLRDSEEVVQLYLRWEQSSMPVPRWQLVAFRRVAVLAGRETKLSFQVLAEQRAIWAQDWCLEPGTFTLFAGGQQPGQKTRAPSEVLSARFSVTGTARPLRGC